In Thunnus thynnus chromosome 11, fThuThy2.1, whole genome shotgun sequence, the following proteins share a genomic window:
- the cops8 gene encoding COP9 signalosome complex subunit 8 translates to MPAAVIMEENFDKLLEQCEAQELEAPGGIATPQVYTQLLALYLLHNDMNNARYLWKRIPQAIKTANPELTAVWAVGQRIWQRDFPGIYTAIAAHQWTENILPVMEALRESTRQRAYALVAQAYTSIAAEDFAAFVGYSVEEAVKGVVSQGWQADPATRMVMPKKPDPPPVSLVPNEQQLARLTDYVAFLEN, encoded by the exons ATGCCTGCAGCTGTGATTATGGAGGAAAATTTTGATAAACTACTGGAGCAGTGTGAAGCTCAAGAGCTCGAG GCTCCAGGGGGCATTGCAACACCTCAAGTCTACACTCAGTTGCTGGCGCTCTATTTACTACATAATGATAT GAATAATGCCAGGTATCTATGGAAGCGGATTCCTCAAGCAATAAAAACG GCAAACCCCGAATTAACAGCTGTTTGGGCTGTTGGCCAGCGCATTTGGCAGCGAGACTTTCCAGGGATCTACACAGCCATCGCAGCACACCAGTGGACAGAGAATATCCTTCCGGTCATGGAGGCCCTTCGAG AGAGCACAAGACAAAGGGCGTACGCGCTAGTGGCCCAGGCATATACCTCCATCGCAGCAGAAGATTTTGCCGCCTTTGTGGGCTACTCTGTGGAAGAAGCAGTAAAGG GTGTGGTGAGTCAAGGCTGGCAGGCGGACCCTGCTACCAGGATGGTGATGCCCAAAAAGCCAG aTCCTCCCCCCGTTTCATTGGTTCCAAATGAGCAGCAGTTGGCCAGACTCACTGACTACGTGGCTTTCCTCGAGAACTGA
- the trim63b gene encoding E3 ubiquitin-protein ligase TRIM63, whose product MDLQRTGSVVRPPSPMDSLEKQLSCPICLDMFTKPVVILPCQHNLCRSCASDLYDSRNPYRFSGGVFRCPTCRFEVVLDRHGVHGLQRNLLVENIIDIYKQQQEGSGSGSPDNSLKPKESKEPMCQEHEDERINIYCTTCQVPTCSMCKVFGQHKDCEVAPLESVYQAQKGELSNAIDTLVASNGRLQALLNQMEDACRAVQENAQCVKQGLAERFDLLYAVLEERKTILLEQVGKEQDEKVAALRALAQRYGERLQASSELTDSAVRALEQNGAAEFLLASKGLITQTKDAAKCSMGEERPEPGFEKMDHFTLSTEHVEAVLAKMDFGLGDDDEFEDAEEEEEEEEEEEEEEEE is encoded by the coding sequence ATGGATTTGCAGAGGACAGGATCTGTGGTTCGACCCCCCAGCCCCATGGATAGCCTTGAGAAGCAGCTGAGCTGCCCCATCTGCCTGGACATGTTCACCAAACCTGTGGTCATCCTACCCTGCCAACACAACTTGTGCCGTAGTTGTGCAAGTGACCTCTATGACTCACGCAACCCATACCGTTTTTCTGGTGGTGTCTTTCGCTGCCCTACATGCCGGTTTGAGGTCGTGCTTGACCGCCATGGTGTACACGGGCTCCAGCGCAACCTGTTGGTTGAAAATATCATCGACATCTATAAACAGCAGCAAGAAGGTAGTGGCAGTGGAAGCCCAGACAACTCCCTGAAGCCTAAAGAGTCCAAAGAACCAATGTGCCAAGAACACGAAGACGAGAGAATCAACATCTATTGCACTACCTGTCAGGTACCCACTTGCTCCATGTGTAAAGTGTTTGGGCAGCACAAGGACTGTGAGGTGGCACCTCTAGAAAGTGTTTACCAGGCCCAGAAAGGTGAATTGAGTAATGCTATTGATACCCTGGTGGCCAGCAATGGGCGCCTGCAAGCTCTGCTCAACCAGATGGAAGATGCCTGCCGTGCTGTACAGGAGAATGCTCAGTGTGTTAAACAAGGCCTAGCTGAACGCTTTGACCTATTATATGCTGTCCTGGAAGAGCGCAAAACCATACTACTGGAGCAGGTTGGTAAAGAGCAAGATGAAAAGGTGGCTGCTCTGCGGGCACTGGCTCAACGTTACGGCGAACGACTGCAAGCTAGTTCAGAGCTGACGGATTCGGCTGTGAGGGCATTGGAGCAGAATGGTGCTGCTGAGTTTCTGTTAGCCTCCAAGGGCCTTATTACACAGACCAAAGATGCAGCTAAATGCTCAATGGGGGAAGAGAGGCCAGAGCCAGGCTTTGAGAAGATGGACCACTTCACTTTGTCAACAGAGCATGTTGAAGCAGTCCTTGCAAAAATGGACTTTGGATtgggtgatgatgatgaatttgaggatgcagaggaggaggaggaggaggaggaggaagaggaagaagaggaggaagaataa